AATTGTCCATGAGCATGAGCCAGTGGTTCATTGCTGATATCCCCAGAATGCCAGTATTTGCAATGCAAACAGTTAGTACAATTTCCCAGTTCTATGAAAGCCCCTGACACATCTGCCTCAAGGTCTGAAGGCTCTGTTGTACAGCCACAAATAGTCTTTCCATTTTCATACAACCTTTGATACACTGACAGCTGCATTACACTGCTTCTGCCTAGCAATTCCACATGCCAGGCtattttaattagttttaaTGCCACAGAAAAAGCACTGCTAGCAGAATACCATCAAATCATTTTCATATTGAACCTTCGTGGTCCAGAAACCTCCCCTTCAACTACAGCACCATTGTTTTTACGAGGGACATATTCAAGGTCAatgctggttttgtgtttgcCTTTCCCTCGGCTCCACacaaaaagaagaaggaaacaaaataaaaccactcCAAGGAATGTGAAACAGCCCATAGCTGTGGACACCAATATTGTCTTAAGGTCCAGAGAATAACTGTTTGCATTAGTTCCATTGGAACTTGTGTCGTTGGAGTCTGTCATATACATAGGGGTCCTGTTGGCATAAAGGAAACGGTCTGAAGTAAACCCCTTTACCGTAAGAGAAGCCGAATAGGTGTCATTCCCGGCTGCATTACTTGCAATACACACATAGATCCCAGTGTCCTGGTCTTGTGCAAATCGGATCTCCAGGGTGCCATCTCCCAGCACAGTGGCTCTACCATTTGATTTAGTTGTGATCAGCCTCCGGCGTGGGGTAACCCAGGAGATAATAGGCTGTGGGTCCCCATCAGCTTTGCACATCAACTGCACTGTCTGCCCTTCCTCCACTACCAGGTACTGCAGCTTCTTGTCTTGTATCTTGGGTTTCTTACAGGTGAAGTAAAAGgagagagctgtgctgtggaagTCCCTGAATGACCTCTCTCTGACACTGTCTGGGCCAGCACACATCGGTGGCTCGGCCCCGAACTGCAAGGTGGGCTGCCGCTGCAAAATCCAAAGGAGACGGCAGTCACAAGCCAGAGGATTGTTGTTAATGCAGAGGACCTCAAGGCTTTTGGAGGAATGGAATACATTCTCTTCTAGGGTTTCTAGCAGGTTTTGGGACACATTAAGCACACGTAAGTGTCGGAGCCCTTGGAAAGCATGTGGTTCAATAGTGCGCAGCTGGGCCCCCACCATGTGGAGCTCCTGCAGACGCACTAAGTCTGACAGCATGCCTGCTTCGATGGTGCTAATGGGGTTGTAAGAGAGGTTGAGATGTGTCAGATAAACCAGATGTTTAAAAGCAGAGTAAGGTACAGCAGACAGGTTGGTGTTGGTGATGGATAGAGAAGTAAGGTTGAGACCATACAAACTGTTGGCAGGCAGCATGTCCAGGAGGGGCCATGCCTCTATCTGTAGGTCTTTCAGGCGAAACAGTCTTTTAAAGGCATACGCTGGCAAAGCGTTAATGTTGAGCTGTTTCAAATGCAGACTGATGAGGTTGTGGAGGTGAGAAAGAGCTTCTGTTGGTACAGCTGTGAGGTTGCATCTCTCCAGGGTGAGCTGCTCCAGACTAAGCAGCCCACTGAAGGCCCTGTGTGATATATACACCAAATCATTGTCCCCAACCTCCAAGGATTTTAGGTTatgcagatcttggaacatgTAGTCCAGCAAAATGACAATCTTGTTTTCACTTATATCAAGCTTTGTTAAGTTTGACAACCCAGTGAACACCCCAAGGGGGACCAGCTTCAGACGGTTTCCTTTCAGCCTCAAGGAGCGCAAGTTGAAGAGATTGTTAAATGCTCCAGGCTCTACATTGGAGACAATATTGTCACTGAGGTCAATCTCCTCCAGCAAAGGGTACGATGTGAATTCCTCAGGGTTTACACTCTTCAGTCGGTTCTTGCTGAGGTCCAAGATTTTGGTCTCAATGGGAATGCCCTCTGGGATGGACATCAGACGCCTTCTGTGACAGCTGACTGACTTGTTCTGTGCTGAGCATTCACAGCGGGCTGGGCAGCCCATGGTGGGGCCCATGAAGATTAGCAGCACAGCCAGACCCAGGAACAGCTGCCAGCATGCTACAGCTGTGTGACGCATGACTCCACTGGTCTGGGCTAACCCTCCGTCACAGGCCTGTGGGAATGAGGACGGGAAAGGGCAGAAGTTAAGTCTGCAGAAAAAGGAGAACAATGTCAATTTTACAGTACCATTTCAAAGCAAACACATGTGTTTATTTGAAACAAAACGATAAAACCTATTGTGAATGGTAAGACACAGTCCAAAACAGATATTTCTTCAATATCAATGGGCTAAACAAAGGATCTCTTTATCCAGCATTTTCATCCAGATGTCAGAGGAGACAAAATACGTTTTGCACACAGTAAGGGAGGTTAGGTTTCAGTCTTTTCTCACTCTCAGTGGGTTTCCTCAAGACAGTGCTATAATTAACGCAGAGAAAAACACCACACACTGTTACAAGGACTAATAGCATTCATGATAAGTTTACAGCATTGGACATCTGTGAAGTGATATGAAACTAAGCTTTTGCCTTTCTTATTCCCATTAGTGCTTTAAGGCAAATCTTAATGATGTATTATAATCAAGAAAAGGAGCTCCTtgacaataaaaaaattcatttaatatttattgCATATATTATAGCTATAAATAGATAGACCTTGTTCACACATACACATCGACAATGGCTCAGATGAGGAAGGAAGAACTGGTGCATCTCTGATTAGAATTTGTAATAAGGACAAATTCATTATTTAGTTTTACTGCACAGAGATgttttgtgtgatttttaaaacacaagacCTCAGAAAATTTTACAGAAGACATCTTTGTACTTCCAAAACATATAAATTAGCTTTTAGGAAGACAAAAACAAGATAAGATGATCTGTCTATGTTGAAGCAGTacaaaatccaaagaaaaaccACAGATTCAATGGAAACCAGAGTCAGTAAGTAACTTGAGGTTAAAAATGAGGATGAGGATAGAAGAAGACAAGATAACATCTATTAGATTAACTACCCTTCTCCAAAGACTGTGCTTTTCAGGTTTAGTCACCAAAGGCCACAGACTTTTTCACCAATAGCTGCTAAATATAGACATATAATAACCcatttcaaaggaagaaaaagaaaaaaatgggtgTTTATCAAAGGACACTTTGAAACTAAAGGAAACTGCAAGCAAGCATTATGGAAGTGCCTTAAATCTTACAGTTCAGCCAACTTGATGAGTAACAGAACTGGGATTTGGGTTTCATAATATTAATAAACCTTGTCATGTGCCTCAGTCCTTGTGAGGCCTTTTTTTGGATTGGTTAATTTGGGCTTCATTtgaattgaaaaatatttacataactCCTGCCTGCCATTGTCTCTCAGgtctgaacagattagtattGTCCATCTCATCCTACTCAAAATGACAAAATTACCCAATGGCCAAGCATCCCCTACATTAGCTGTGTGTTTGGGCTCTGAGAATCATCTGTCTACTGCCTAAGAAGTTTTCAACTTAATTTGAGTCATTTGTCTATGCATTGTCACATGGATTTTcatgtaaaagaaagaaatccttctGTACACAGAGGATAAGTACATTTAAATGAATTATGGTATTACTAAATTGATGAGGCAACCACATAGTTAGTTTAGAAAATAACCTATTGGAAGCACATAAAACTGAGTAAATCACAAACTGATGAAGAAGTCCCACCAGTAACTCTGCTGCAGTAACACCTCACTCCCCTGGCACATAATTTAGATGTGGTAACTTACCAAATCAAACTCTCTGACAGAGGAAAGTTGCTCTCAGGCTGTGGATCATCAGAACAGTGGAGATTCAAGATGCAGGAAAATGAGCAGATGTTTGGATCTATTGATATTATTGTAATATTAACAATTCTCAACAGAATTTGCATGGTTTGGATTGTAAGTATTAGTATTCTTCTAAGTGGGATGAGAAATAAATAGTTGTTGTGCTTTGACTATTAAAAACTAAACTGAGTGAATTTATTTGGAGCTACATATAAATTGTGGTCTTTGACTGACCATGAATCAGTGGTGCACATATTACTTTTATAATTCTGTGGAAGAATCTCATTGTTGACTGATCTGTCTTTATATTTACATTCTGACACTTCTATGTGGAGAGGAATTATATGAGGGAAATTGCATGCCATTTTTGACACGTACACTGGAGACCAGTATGAAGACTATATATTACCTATAAAAGCACATTTCAGCTTTGTTCTAGAAGGACAACATGCTGAGATTTAGTTTCCCCCTTGAGTTGTAGTCTTGCAAGTAACTATTTCTAGTTATGTCCAGCTGTGACAAAGGTAAACTTCACTTCATTAGGCACTAAGTTAACACTGGAAGTTGATAGGGGTCTGCAAGTTAGGTGTTTGCAATGAATTCAGATCAGAGAGGCTTTTGGGTGTTCTGATCATTGCTTTCAGAACTCAGTCTGTAAGGTTGGTGCTTTCATACTGATACTTCTATCACACAGGgatttaatttccttccttAGCCATCTAATGTATGAAGAACAAACTAAACAGGTTCAGTGGAAAGTAAGGACCCCTGCAGTGTGCATTTTAGATAGCAAAAATATGAAACcttttttccaaatatccaaTCTACCTGGTAACTAAAACTTCTGAAGAGTGTAGAGTAGGAGAGGGATAgtataaaagatgaaaaaaagattttttgacTTCGGCTGgtataaagaaaaatactgttaaTAAGGTACTACAGACATTAACAGTAGTCTTCTGCAAAGGCATACACACAGATATGGAAAAGGATATCCATTTATCTATAAGggtgtgtgcatatgtgtataTGCTCTTGCAGGAAAGCAAGATTCAGGACTGAGATATAAGATGGAGTGAATTACATTCcagtaaggaaaaataataaattatattaaacagcaagtcagaaaagaaaagattacATGGATCATTTCCTAGTTCAGCCtgtgggaccagtttatcacagtgtgggtgtgaccaaagctatgcaTTCTACACCCTTTAGTCgtttcccaagaactgttaacaatggaccatttgcagcagctgcacggGGCACACCCGACCCCTCAGGCTGTAAGGTAGCTGTGAAAGACaactgtgagataagagctgtgataactcccttccagaaAGTTGTTAGCaactccacacccagcctgagttgtcatgtctgctaatgggccatcaataattccaaataccctatgactcacagagtgagattacTCATTGTGTAATTCCCCTGCCTAGGGGAGGTAGTGGGCAAACCCACCTagacctgaggggatataatcttgggggtttggggacttggagTCCCATTCATTGGATCTAGAGGAGGAacagaaccttgacaggactgagaccaccactctcaaccagacttagaccgtcatctgcaccaacaggtttctcacttctttttaatttggaCTCAGTGGGAACCACGTGGGGTCCAGCCCAAGGGCTAgcaaacaccattgtgtttgtgccccagggggctgggatatacttctgggttttgtgggttaaaaccaaattctctttgtgccattgcatttattgtaatattgttattaagttgtaactctgacttataatctcttttgtgttgggtttatttctcctgctggtttaccttcaAACCATCACAGATCAATAAGTACAGGttagaagaaaatataaattaaatttattatttcaatttaCATTGACTCAGATGTTGCCACGCTTCCTGCTAACCAAATGTGTGAGTATGCTGTTAGCTTTGAACTGCTTTGTGGAAAAATTACTATGTTCACTATGCAAAAACTGTAACCTTATCTCATTGTACAAATAATGAACAGAAAGGTAAAAAGGTCTAATAAATGAAAtatgtgtgtgctggtttaaaggtaaaccatcAGGAGAAAAGAacctaacacaaaagaaattataaatcagagttacaatttaataaaaaatactataataaatgcaatgatacaaagagaaatttgttttaacccacaaaactcagaagtatgacccagcaccctggggcagaaaccaaatggtgtttgttagcccctgtgctgagccccacatggttcccctgtgtaaagtaaaaagaagggaaagagaagactGTTGGTtcagatgatggtcacagtcctgtagaggttctggtcctcttagtcatggggtattttggggattgttgatggcccattatTAGACACGTcccctcagactgggtgtgaaAGTGCTAACAATTTcttggaggggagttatcacagctccaatctcacaggcttcttcaACACCCAgtttacatcctgaggggttgggtgtgccctgggcagcagcttaaaatggtccattgttaacagttcatgagaaatgacatagagggtgacacctacacagtgataaactggtctcaTCTTTCTGAACTAGCACAATGTGCAACTTAAAGAGTTCTgactttttgaagaaaaaagtgaattttgtGTGAAGCCTAGAGTGAACTTTGACCATCTATTGCACATGGTCTGATTTGAAATTAATGAATGTAAACTGGTATTTCCAGCATGCCCAGCAACATCACTATCGGAACATGACTTGTGCCTTCagtttgaaaatgttttgaaaggaTACATCTTCATCCCTAAAGTGTATTTCATGTCAGTATGATCACCatcatttattattattcatCCATTAACCAACAATATTACTGCTTAAAAATCAGAGTGAAATTATGCCATTAAAAAgatagtggggtttttttgcaatgagaaattatttcccACATGTCTTTAAACTTGTGAAATGTTCATTATTTGGCAACTTGACTGGCACCATGCTGAATTACTGTCACTGTTCACCATGGTGACTTTCATTCCTGCTTAAACACTCAGCACAATGTACCCTTTGCCAGTATAGGAATTCCCTCTGAACATCTACAGGATTACCTCATTGTCCTTCCTTGCATCCCTCTTCACTATGATACATGCAAGTATGCAAGTGTGtctttgtatatatatatatatatatatatatatgtgtgtgtgtgtgtgtgtgtgtatatatatgtgtatatatatatatatacatacatatgtacatgGTTGTAAGATACAAGTATAGCCTTACTGGTCTGTGATTGAACCATGGGTTGGACTACAGAGTATTTCACTAAAATTATAGCTTATTAGcccaaaaagtaaaaaaaaaacaaaaaccataataaataattatgaaCTGACAGTTTTTCTATGCTTGAATGCAAATAAGAACCTGTAAAATTGTTTTTTATGATCTTTCTGGACTATTTATCATGCTTTGATAGACtctataaaatgaaatatatcaAGAAAttccttattaaaaataaaaataaactaattgCCTTTGCTTTGGCTTTCTCTGGTTCTGTTTCTTAAGTCCCAAGTCAAGAGTCAAGTTACTTCTGGCTGATACTCTTTTTCAAAAGAAGACCCTAGTCAAAATTCAGCTATGCAATTATGAAAGCTCATTAAAGCTATTAGTTAATAGTTCTGTGTGACCTCACCCAAAACAGCCATCTCCCATCTTTATTGCTTTGAAATGCAAACCAAATTTTTATAAAGTTCTCCATCTTCTGAATCTTCTCATAAATGCTTTACAAGAATGTACAGTACCCTGTAGCTTTTACCTTGAAAAActgtaacaacaacaaaaaaacccccaaaaatcaATACACTCCCTTAGAATGCCACGCAATTCTGAATATCATATATAGGAATGTATCAAACCATggaaatatattatatattgtgttccacttctccctctccctcagactaattttgaagtatttatAGCTACAACCTAGAGTACACTTGGACCATGCTCCTTTCTATGTCCAGTCTTGTTCTTCAGTACTGTAAAGGACTTGGCTTTAGCCAGAAAAGGCAAGAGTCAGAAGATCTGTTTCTGTCGTTAGCTGTATTtgcataaaaaaatcaaaaagaacaACTTGGCAGTTTTGATTTcacctttccctccccttttcctagcttttcagaaaacaaaaaaaaattcagtggaTCATATCAGAGATGACAGCTTCTTCAGAGGTGGAAAAAACTTAATTTACCTTCTAACAGTCCCTTTAGAAAACTGTATTGTATTAAACAAATGTTCTAGGATTAAATGTCACATGACAAGACAGACTTGTACTGATTATTCACTTAAATGCTACCAGCTAATCTTGAGAACCAGGTGAAGTCTCTGTTTCAAAGGTGTGCTGGGTTGACCCTAGGTGGACACAGGTGCCCACCAAATCTTCTATCACCATCCTCCTCAActggacagagcagggaaaatATGACGAAACtctcatgggttgagataaagacagagAGGGCTTACTCACTGGTTACCATAATAGGAAAAACAGAGttaactcaggaaaaaaagttcaGGTTATTACCAACCATATCAGAATAAAATTATGAGAAACAAACTCAAGTCTTAAAACACCTTCCACACGATCCTCCCTTTTTGCTGGGCTTCTCTCCCTTCACTGTACAGCCATACAAAGTTTTGGGAAATGGGAgctgtggtcagttcatcacattgtctctgtcacttccttcTCCACAGGTGGAGGACTCATCACactctttccctgctccagcatggagtCCCTCCTGCAGAAGGCAGTCATCAATGAATTTGCCCAATGTGGATCCCTCTGATGGGCCACAGTTCTTAATGAACTGCTCCAATGTTGATCTCTTTTGTGATGTGCAGTCCTTCTAGATAGATATTTTTATGAGCCTGTGCTTAGGGACAGTAAGATGTGCAGTCCTTCTAGATGGATATTTTTATGAACCTGTGCTTAGGGATAGTAATTTATTCTGTCTGTATGAGattgtttctttctcctctgaatGCTGACTTTCATAATTGCTGTATTTTAGGGAAGTGAACAAATACTGAGGAATATAaatgtttctgtctttgcaTTGCTATCGTCATCTGCCACACTTCTGCAAGCAGTAAGCGAAAACCATTG
This region of Pithys albifrons albifrons isolate INPA30051 chromosome Z, PitAlb_v1, whole genome shotgun sequence genomic DNA includes:
- the LINGO2 gene encoding leucine-rich repeat and immunoglobulin-like domain-containing nogo receptor-interacting protein 2, which encodes MRHTAVACWQLFLGLAVLLIFMGPTMGCPARCECSAQNKSVSCHRRRLMSIPEGIPIETKILDLSKNRLKSVNPEEFTSYPLLEEIDLSDNIVSNVEPGAFNNLFNLRSLRLKGNRLKLVPLGVFTGLSNLTKLDISENKIVILLDYMFQDLHNLKSLEVGDNDLVYISHRAFSGLLSLEQLTLERCNLTAVPTEALSHLHNLISLHLKQLNINALPAYAFKRLFRLKDLQIEAWPLLDMLPANSLYGLNLTSLSITNTNLSAVPYSAFKHLVYLTHLNLSYNPISTIEAGMLSDLVRLQELHMVGAQLRTIEPHAFQGLRHLRVLNVSQNLLETLEENVFHSSKSLEVLCINNNPLACDCRLLWILQRQPTLQFGAEPPMCAGPDSVRERSFRDFHSTALSFYFTCKKPKIQDKKLQYLVVEEGQTVQLMCKADGDPQPIISWVTPRRRLITTKSNGRATVLGDGTLEIRFAQDQDTGIYVCIASNAAGNDTYSASLTVKGFTSDRFLYANRTPMYMTDSNDTSSNGTNANSYSLDLKTILVSTAMGCFTFLGVVLFCFLLLFVWSRGKGKHKTSIDLEYVPRKNNGAVVEGEVSGPRRFNMKMI